Proteins encoded within one genomic window of Fusarium musae strain F31 chromosome 4, whole genome shotgun sequence:
- a CDS encoding hypothetical protein (EggNog:ENOG41), producing MAAIARPALAKPAAYPKALPFVVAVGSFALVGSYVASQLATTSAKFDRSFAKYNTPESEANRARTFDGAAENPRTSLFNILGRRQ from the exons ATGGCCGCCATCGCTAGACCTGCTCTCGCTAAGCCTGCCGCTTACCCCAA GGCTCTCCCCTTTGTCGTTGCTGTCGGCAGCTTCGCTCTCGTCGGCAGCTACGTGGCCTCCCAACTGGCCACCACTTCAGCCAAGTTCGACCGCTCTTTTGCAAAGTACAACACTCCCGAGAGCGAGGCCAACAGAGCAAGGACCTTTGACGGTGCCGCCGAGAACCCCAGGACAAGCCTGTTCAACATCCTCGGTCGACGACAGTAG
- a CDS encoding hypothetical protein (EggNog:ENOG41) — translation MSILSNASRPREEVQDNGNDGDGDGDSNGVGNGDGEGDGSGDGASSNNNDSEENDNEPPNEADARPRPSRACMCRR, via the exons ATGTCTATATTGTCGAATGCCTCGCGACCTCGAGAAGAGGTCCAAGATAATGGCAacgatggtgatggcgatggcgatagtAATGGCGTTGGTAATGGCGATGGTGAGGGCGATGGTAGTGGTGACGGTGCTAGTAGCAACAATAACGACAGCGAAGAGAATGATAATGAACCACCTAATGAGGCAGACGCGAGGCCTCGTCCCAGCAG GGCATGCATGTGTCGACGCTAG
- a CDS encoding hypothetical protein (EggNog:ENOG41), whose protein sequence is MWPFTRCGEDACEIQPRPVTLTSCIAALPFLLICISTSILVVRHVFPRLSSDAESRDGEDHVLPTHAPACLRQVHAEHGAKSWRRRGAAWTFGLTVGLAATLGALIMDEIIEVVNADSRNLALRITVPSLLFLLVVLVPWLECRSVVSSAGWSFQRTAKGKLPRFAWGLQISLFMGWLFAFWSVGQAVPEGAMRRTSIASGSLSEMLTRGCLERIGVVGISLMALLSGFAAVSSPWQAFMDLTTRRKRPVSDADVARKQAGLDTANEMLLTKRHRLQYLERKTSGPHVGASAKGSGLVGKVMGSLRGPTGDEAEMRSLRLEIAGLETMEANLASGVSLLKSHRAATVRASTSIGRILLIPSQLFSLYCVYRIGATTITTIRRAYSPTSSFANTDPINRFLSILARHWDPKLDQLAWARLISFALSGVILLASANSVVQTFHLFAKWTPGLLRQAQANLALVVGQIAATYVISASLLLRSQLPSALGSAVGSVLRGALSPAFVDGWFEGWFLVGSLITAIGIWIGRKLGGDDEWDEYGMEEMGAKMS, encoded by the coding sequence ATGTGGCCCTTTACTCGCTGCGGCGAAGACGCCTGCGAAATCCAACCCCGCCCTGTCACGCTCACCTCGTGCATCGCCGCCCTCCCgttcctcctcatctgcatctCGACATCAATCCTCGTCGTTCGACATGTCTTTCCCCGCCTGAGCAGCGATGCCGAGTCTCGCGACGGCGAAGATCACGTTCTACCTACACATGCACCAGCGTGTCTGCGACAAGTGCACGCTGAACATGGTGCCAAGAGCTGGAGACGGCGCGGCGCAGCCTGGACGTTTGGTCTTACTGTGGGATTGGCCGCTACGTTGGGCGCGCTGATCATGGACGAAATCATCGAGGTTGTTAACGCCGACTCGAGAAATTTGGCTTTGAGAATAACGGTGCCAAGCTTGCTGTTCTTGCTGGTCGTGTTGGTACCTTGGCTGGAGTGTCGATCGGTTGTTTCGAGTGCTGGATGGAGTTTTCAGAGGACTGCCAAGGGAAAACTTCCTCGATTCGCTTGGGGATTACAAATTTCTCTGTTTATGGGATGGTTGTTCGCCTTCTGGTCCGTTGGCCAGGCTGTTCCCGAGGGCGCGATGCGCAGGACGAGCATTGCGAGTGGAAGCCTGTCCGAGATGCTGACGCGCGGATGCTTGGAACgcattggtgttgttggtatTTCACTTATGGCTCTACTGTCTGGCTTCGCTGCTGTTTCCTCACCGTGGCAGGCATTCATGGATCTTACAACCCGCCGCAAACGACCTGTTTCAGATGCTGATGTAGCGAGGAAGCAAGCTGGGCTGGATACTGCCAACGAAATGCTTCTCACCAAGCGCCATCGCTTGCAATATCTCGAACGCAAGACATCTGGTCCTCATGTTGGAGCCTCTGCAAAGGGTAGTGGCCTTGTTGGCAAAGTCATGGGTTCTCTACGTGGTCCAACTGGCGATGAGGCAGAGATGCGATCGCTGCGCCTGGAAATTGCTGGTCTCGAGACGATGGAAGCCAACCTGGCTTCAGGAGTTTCTCTCCTCAAGAGCCACCGGGCTGCCACAGTTCGCGCTTCAACATCCATTGGACGTATTCTTCTCATTCCCTCGCAACTCTTCAGCCTGTACTGTGTGTATCGCATTGGCGCAACTACAATCACAACTATTCGCCGAGCATATTCACCCACATCAAGTTTCGCCAACACGGATCCCATCAACCGCTTTCTTAGTATCCTTGCGCGCCATTGGGATCCCAAGTTGGATCAATTAGCATGGGCACGCCTTATCAGCTTTGCCCTCAGCGGTGTCATTCTCCTCGCCAGTGCCAACAGTGTGGTCCAGACGTTCCACCTGTTTGCTAAATGGACCCCAGGGCTGCTCCGTCAAGCACAAGCGAATCTGGCGCTGGTCGTCGGACAGATTGCTGCGACCTATGTCATCTCAGCTTCACTTCTCCTCCGCAGTCAATTGCCGTCTGCCTTGGGCTCGGCAGTTGGGAGTGTGTTGCGAGGTGCCTTGAGTCCCGCATTTGTGGATGGTTGGTTTGAGGGCTGGTTCCTAGTAGGCAGCCTCATAACAGCCATTGGTATCTGGATAGGCAGAAAACTCGGAGGTGATGACGAGTGGGATGAGTACGGCATGGAAGAGATGGGCGCCAAAATGTCGTAG
- a CDS encoding hypothetical protein (EggNog:ENOG41), producing the protein MATYQNGVAPARAIDDDSDVEEEALVAEYKEQVQYEDGDDLSRTTSLNLTAQTDDIQARLVQAAQPLDFQAPLEAKFQSYDAYCSLFHFILNSEGPVDLEPPSYYWAWDVIDEFIYQFNSFSSYRMRIARQTTNEEERQALRENPNTWGCYSVLNVLYSLIQRSQITEQLAAMKRNEDPLAVAGEYGSKNLYKMLGYFSIIGLLRVHCLLGDFSLALKTLDDIELNKKAMFARVMAAHFTTYYYVGFSYMMQHRYADAIRMFSHILIYVSRTKNFQKSAQYDSITKKNEQMYALIAICVAFQPTRLDDTIHSALREKYGDQLLKLQRGGPESLPIFEELFRAACPKFISPVPPDFENPEANIDPVEHHLAVFMDEVKTNMWSPTIKSYLRLYTTMDLNKLAGFLEVKPEELRSWLLVTKQRTKQLRWQDQGLLEGELVNVSDLDYALQGDLIHISEAKVGRKLVDWYLRNLSRTYN; encoded by the exons ATGGCTACTTACCAAAACGGCGTGGCTCCGGCCCGTGCCATCGATGACGACAgcgatgttgaggaggaggctctGGTGGCCGAGTACAAGGAGCAAGTTCAGtatgaagatggtgatgatctcAGCCGCACCACTTCTTTGAACCTCACCGCGCAGACCGACGATATCCAGGCCCGACTTGTCCAAGCCGCTCAGCCCCTCGATTTCCAGGCGCCTCTTGAGGCCAAGTTCCAGAGCTACGATGCTTACTGCAGCTTGTTTCACTTTATCTTGAACTCCGAGGGCCCCGTCGATCTTGAGCCCCCTTCT TACTACTGGGCTTGGGATGTTATCGATGAGTTCATTTACCAGTTCAACTCTTTCTCCTCGTACCGTATGCGAATTGCCCGGCAAACAACCAATGAGGAGGAGCGCCAGGCTCTCCGCGAGAACCCCAACACCTGGGGCTGCTACAGTGTTCTCAACGTCCTGTACTCCCTTATACAGCGATCCCAGATCACCGAGCAGCTCGCAGCCATGAAGCGTAACGAGGATCCCTTGGCCGTTGCCGGTGAATATGGCTCAAAGAACCTCTACAAGATGTTGGGTTACTTCTCCATTATTGGTCTTCTCCGAGTCCACTGTCTCCTCGGAGATTTCAGCCTGGCTCTCAAGACCCTCGATGATATCgagctcaacaagaaggcCATGTTCGCCCGCGTCATGGCTGCTCACTTCACCACCTACTACTACGTGGGTTTCTCCTACATGATGCAGCACCGCTACGCCGATGCCATCCGCATGTTCAGTCACATCCTCATCTACGTCTCGAGGACCAAGAACTTCCAGAAGAGCGCCCAGTACGACTCTATCACTAAGAAGAACGAGCAGATGTACGCTCTTATTGCCATCTGCGTCGCTTTCCAGCCCACTCGTCTGGACGACACCATCCACAGCGCCCTCCGTGAGAAGTATGGCGAccagctcctcaagctccaGCGCGGTGGTCCCGAGTCCCTCCCCATCTTTGAGGAGCTCTTCCGCGCAGCGTGCCCCAAGTTCATCTCCCCCGTTCCCCCGGACTTTGAGAACCCCGAAGCCAACATCGACCCTGTTGAGCACCACCTCGCCGTCTTCATGGACGAGGTCAAGACCAACATGTGGAGCCCTACCATTAAGTCTTACCTCCGCCTCTACACCACCATGGATCTTAACAAGCTCGCTGGTTTCCTTGAGGTGAAGCCCGAGGAGCTTCGATCATGGCTCCTGGTTACCAAGCAGCGAACCAAGCAACTGCGATGGCAGGACCAGGGTCTGCTTGAGGGTGAGCTCGTCAACGTTAGTGACCTTGACTATGCTCTCCAAGGC GACCTTATCCACATCTCCGAGGCTAAGGTGGGACGAAAGCTTGTGGACTGGTATCTCCGAAACCTGTCCCGTACCTATAACTGA
- a CDS encoding hypothetical protein (EggNog:ENOG41), which translates to MPTSPSPPLSYTQPPSLEAFASTPDVFRAAHPPIEHLIAGALVTNPRGQVLLLRRAAHDSWPLLWEVPGGCVDDSDHGLVAAAVRELWEEAGLRAKTVKAVVGIAPITEPMPDDPLEKDLEVLYDMLVFRAHDGVWGKLTVWVEVESCDEVKIDENEHVEFAWVTEEEALQNRFKDGKKLEFVSEGVKRNVLEGFRLWKGENEASK; encoded by the coding sequence ATGCCAACCTCACCTTCGCCGCCACTATCCTACACTCAACCCCCATCTCTCGAGGCCTTCGCCTCTACTCCAGATGTCTTCCGAGCTGCCCACCCGCCAATTGAGCACCTCATAGCTGGCGCCCTGGTCACCAATCCCCGAGGccaagtccttcttctccgccgCGCAGCCCATGACTCCTGGCCTCTGCTATGGGAAGTCCCCGGCGGTTGTGTCGATGACTCAGACCATGGCCTCGTTGCTGCTGCAGTTCGTGAACTCTGGGAAGAAGCCGGACTGCGCGCAAAGACTGTAAAAGCCGTGGTAGGAATTGCACCCATCACAGAGCCGATGCCAGATGATCCTCTAGAGAAGGACTTGGAGGTTCTGTATGACATGCTTGTGTTTCGTGCACATGATGGAGTCTGGGGAAAGTTGACGGTCTGGGTCGAGGTGGAGAGCTGTGATGAAGTCAAGATCGATGAAAATGAACATGTCGAGTTTGCGTGGGtgacagaggaagaagcactTCAGAATAGgttcaaggatggcaagaagtTGGAGTTTGTGAGCGAGGGAGTGAAGAGGAACGTACTCGAGGGCTTCAGACTCTGGAAAGGGGAGAACGAAGCAAGCAAATAA
- a CDS encoding hypothetical protein (EggNog:ENOG41), whose translation MANDRSQQPQMVFVRQRQSSRGLFSPEVVDLVVPPLKFGGYAGTAGVLAGVGGSIFQEANPIIWGAVSGFQWFTLGTSFWFTRSIVVKAWGGEERLRNGDKTIASAIAGTAAGSVGGLIRGPKNILPAMLVFTTLGAGGQMIANRMATRKPKVHDEKESFWSRLSPLKKLTDQEYRDMMSEKMLRIDADIALIDDRIAELKKQAEDEELKGSST comes from the exons atggccaacgaCAGGAGTCAACAGCCTCAAATGGTGTTTGTACGCCAACGGCAGTCCTCTCGCGGTTTGTTTTCTCCCGAGGTTGTTGACCTCGTGGTACCTCCATTGAAATTCGGTGGTTACGCCG GGACCGCGGGTGTTTTGGCAGGTGTCGGAGGCTCAATTTTCCAAGAGGCAAATCCCATAATTTGGGGAGCAGTTTCTGGATTTCAATGGTTTACATTAGGAACAAGCTTCTGGT TCACCAGGAGTATTGTTGTAAAGGCATGGGGCGGTGAAGAAAGACTCAGGAATGGCGACAAGACAATTGCCAGCGCAATAGCTGGCACAGCAGCTGGTTCGGTGGGTGGCTTGATCA GAGGGCCGAAAAACATTCTTCCCGCGATGCTCGTCTTCACAACACTGGGAGCCGGTGGTCAAATGATTGCGAACCGAATGGCAACTCGAAAGCCAAAAGTTCACGATGAGAAAGAATCGTTCTGGAGCCGATTATCTCCCCTTAAGAAGCTTACGGATCAGGAGTATAGAGATATGATGTCAGAAAAGATGCTGAGGATAGACGCTGATATTGCACTTATTGATGATCGCATCGCTGAACTAAAAAAgcaggctgaagatgaagaactgAAAGGCTCGTCAACATAA
- a CDS encoding hypothetical protein (EggNog:ENOG41~BUSCO:EOG09260BSW), producing the protein MPVVTPDKLASLQRLSSDIRNICILAHVDHGKTSLTDALLATNGIISPKLAGKIRYLDSRPDEQTRGITMESSAISLYFAMRRKAAPDAEPEDKEYLVNLIDSPGHIDFSSEVSTASRLCDGAVVLVDAVEGVCSQTVTVLRQTWTEKLKPLLVINKIDRLVTELKMTPGEAYIHLNKLLEQVNAVLGSFFQGERMEEDLNWRERMEERVNAATAAKESAIADQVSDTGEVQFEERDDEDIYFAPEKNNVIFSSAIDGWAFTCRQFAAMYEKKLGIKRGIMEKVLWGNFYLDPKTKKILGPKHLKGRNLKPLFVQLVLEPVWTVYQATVGGDNGQGDRDLLEKVTKSLGIKITPHMLKSRDQKLLMTTIFANWLPLSTALLVSVIESLPSPPTAQAARLPELIEESPGSEHIDQAIKDAMVSFKHEKSDPVVAYVSKMVSIPESELPENKRRAGTQMSGEEARELARKKRAEAARAQAAAGENGIDSMADSMDAINLDDYAPELEEKKVDPEHLIGFARVYSGTLSVGDKLYVIPPKWSPAEPNADPEPQEVTVTALYMLMGRNLEALDSVPAGCVFGIGGLEGKILKSGTLCSRRDGAVNLAGVTMLGKPIVRVALEPVNPADLDKMIHGLKLLVQSDPCAEYELLGSGEHVLLTAGELHLERCLTDLKERFALCDIQPGAPIVPYRETIVRAEEMRPPANKDLGRGAVVATTSSKQVTLSLRVQPIPENVTDFLVKNGDAVKRVYDRGAKKDDEGEEIVAEADIAAGSTLSVEDFKKQLKEKLESGKGRDVWKDSIDKIVAFGPRRTGPNLLIDATADGIFSKAFSAEKTVETAPRADESLHPSHLTDKISYAFQLATAQGPLCSEPLQGVAVFIEDVTLNLAEDDSSARDKLGRLTGEIIRTFQSSLRAGFMDWSPRLMLAMYSVEIQASTEVLGRVYDVLTRRRGRVNAELMKEGTPFFTIQALVPVAESFGFADEMRKRTSGAAQPQLIFAGFEILDEDPFWVPFTEDDLEDLGELADKENVAKRYMDGVRRKKGLLVEGRNVATDAEKQKTLKR; encoded by the exons ATGCCTGTCGTCACTCCAGATAAGCTGGCAAGTCTGCAAAGACTGTCCAGTGATATTCGAAAT ATTTGCATTTTGGCCCACGTTGACCATGGCAAAACTTCACTTACGGACGCTCTGCTTGCCACAAATGGCATCATCTCACCAAAGCTGGCGGGCAAGATCCGATATCTTGACTCTAGACCTGATGAACAGACCCGAGGAATCACAATGGAGTCTTCAGCTATCTCACTCTACTTCGCTATGCGTCGGAAAGCAGCCCCCGACGCTGAGCCCGAGGACAAGGAGTACCTTGTCAACTTGATCGATTCACCTGGTCATATCGATTTCAGCTCAGAagtctcaacagcctcaagaCTGTGTGATGGAgctgttgttcttgttgatgctgttgagggaGTCTGCAGTCAAACGGTGACTGTTCTTCGCCAAACATGGACAGAGAAGCTAAAGCCCTTGCTCGTCATTAACAAGATCGATCGACTTGTGACAGAACTCAAAATGACACCGGGAGAAGCATATATCCACTTGAATAAGCTCTTAGAGCAGGTGAACGCTGTGCTAGGAAGTTTCTTTCAGGGCGAGCGTATGGAAGAGGACCTCAACtggagagaaagaatggAGGAGCGAGTCAATGCTGCCACAGCAGCCAAGGAATCAGCAATTGCCGATCAAGTCAGCGATACGGGCGAGGTACAATTCGAGGAGAGAGATGACGAAGATATTTACTTTGCTCCCGAGAAGAACAACGTTATTTTCAGCAGCGCTATTGATGGGTGGGCCTTCACTTGCCGACAATTCGCTGCCATgtacgagaagaagctgggcATTAAGCGCGGAATCATGGAAAAGGTTCTTTGGGGCAACTTCTACCTGGATcccaagacgaagaagatcttgggCCCTAAGCATCTTAAGGGGAGGAATCTGAAGCCTTTATTTGTGCAATTGGTGCTGGAGCCAGTATGGACTGTCTACCAAGCTACAGTGGGAGGTGACAACGGGCAGGGTGATCGAGATCTACTGGAAAAGGTCACCAAGTCCCTTGGAATCAAGATCACCCCTCACATGCTCAAGTCGCGAGACCAGAAGCTTCTTATGACGACAATTTTCGCAAACTGGCTTCCCTTGTCAACAGCACTGCTGGTATCCGTCATTGAATCTCTGCCTTCGCCCCCGACCGCTCAGGCTGCACGACTACCCGAGCTGATCGAAGAATCTCCAGGATCCGAGCACATTGACCAGGCTATCAAGGACGCCATGGTTTCTTTCAAACATGAAAAGTCTGACCCCGTGGTTGCCTACGTCAGTAAAATGGTTTCTATTCCTGAGAGTGAACTTCCCGAGAACAAGAGACGTGCCGGAACCCAGATGAGTGGCGAAGAGGCTCGAGAGCTCGCACGCAAGAAGCGAGCTGAAGCCGCTCGAGCCCAGGCTGCGGCTGGCGAGAACGGTATTGACAGCATGGCGGACTCGATGGATgccatcaaccttgatgatTACGCCCCTGagctggaagagaagaaggttgatcCTGAGCACCTTATCGGCTTCGCTCGTGTTTACTCGGGAACACTTTCAGTTGGTGACAAACTCTACGTTATTCCTCCAAAATGGTCACCGGCTGAGCCAAACGCCGATCCTGAGCCTCAAGAGGTCACTGTTACTGCGCTCTACATGCTCATGGGTCGAAACCTCGAGGCTCTCGATTCAGTCCCTGCTGGCTGTGTCTTTGGCATTGGTGGTCTGGAGGGCAAGATTCTCAAATCCGGTACCTTGTGCAGTCGTCGCGACGGAGCCGTCAACCTCGCGGGTGTCACCATGCTGGGCAAGCCTATCGTTCGTGTTGCACTGGAACCTGTGAACCCCGCcgatcttgacaagatgatTCATGGCCTCAAGCTTCTGGTTCAGAGCGATCCTTGTGCTGAGTATGAGCTTCTAGGCAGTGGTGAACATGTGTTGTTGACTGCAGGTGAGCTGCATCTTGAGCGATGCTTGACTGATCTCAAGGAGCGATTTGCTCTGTGCGATATTCAACCGGGTGCTCCTATTGTTCCATACCGCGAGACAATTGTCCGAGCCGAAGAGATGCGACCACCCGCGAACAAGGACCTTGGCCGTGGCGCGGTTGTAGCtacaacaagctcaaagcaAGTAACTCTCTCGCTACGTGTGCAGCCAATCCCCGAAAATGTAACAGACTTTTTGGTTAAGAATGGCGATGCTGTCAAGCGAGTCTACGACCGTGGGGCTaagaaagatgatgagggcGAAGAAATCGTGGCTGAAGCTGATATTGCAGCTGGAAGCACCCTGTCCGTTGAAGACTTTAAGAAGCAACTtaaggagaagcttgaaagTGGAAAGGGCAGAGATGTCTGGAAAGACTCTATTGATAAGATTGTGGCCTTCGGACCTCGACGTACTGGACCAAACCTACTTATTGATGCTACTGCAGATGGTATCTTCTCCAAGGCTTTTTCTGCTGAAAAGACTGTCGAGACTGCACCTCGTGCTGATGAGTCTCTTCACCCTAGCCATCTTACCGACAAGATCTCATACGCCTTCCAACTTGCTACGGCTCAGGGTCCTCTGTGCAGTGAGCCACTTCAGGGCGTTGCAGTCTTTATTGAGGATGTTACACTGAACCTTGCCGAAGACGACTCCTCTGCACGCGACAAACTTGGTCGTCTCACTGGTGAGATCATCAGAACCTTCCAATCATCTCTTCGCGCAGGTTTCATGGACTGGTCTCCCCGCCTCATGCTTGCCATGTACAGTGTCGAGATTCAAGCATCTACAGAAGTCCTCGGCCGTGTATACGATGTTCTTACCCGTCGCCGTGGTCGTGTCAACGCCGAACTCATGAAAGAAGGCACACCATTCTTCACAATTCAAGCACTGGTTCCTGTAGCTGAGAGTTTCGGATTTGCCGATGAGATGCGTAAGCGTACCAGTGGGGCGGCCCAGCCACAGCTGATCTTCGCTGGCTTCGAGATTCTGGATGAAGATCCTTTCTGGGTACCTTTCACAGAAGACGATCTAGAGGATCTTGGTGAGTTGGCTGACAAGGAGAACGTGGCGAAGCGATATATGGATGGagtgaggagaaagaagggaTTGCttgttgaaggaagaaatGTTGCTACAGACgcagagaagcaaaagacacTGAAGAGGTAG
- a CDS encoding hypothetical protein (EggNog:ENOG41), whose amino-acid sequence MATLTETLPDRFNKHVAFDNVTAGEPTKNNAISFTLNVRHKGYQARRRSRCFMVGVDEHTYSDYALQWLLDELVDDGDDVVCVRVVEKELRLTDKQYRDDADSVMKGIVARNGNNRAINIVLEYAVGKLHTTFQHLIQMYQPAMLIVGTRGRTLGGLQGLVNTRNSFSKYCLQYSPVPVVVVRPTEKRIKKKAKRANDSARQTYVSMLAANAGKHEADSEASSTYELEVHNSPDEEAHQVARALGLPASFDPTIKPLNHSQISSRRSPDPTATAGPVNESSENQRVVKDDVSVAAESDDDDDDDDDSGEFEVASGQQLLDRQKMDQLHKMEVGEAAAFKMKVDEELDEEDDTPSALKATS is encoded by the exons ATGGCGACGCTAACCGAGACCCTGCCCGATAGATTCAACAAGCATGTCGCATTTGACAATGTTACAGCCGGCGAACCGACCAAGAATAATGCTATCTCATTTACGCTCAATGTTCGACATAAGGGTTACCAGGCTAGGCGTAGGTCGCGATGTTTCATGGTTGGGGTTGACGAGCATACCTACTCCGATTATGCGTTGCAGTGGCTGCTCGACGAActggttgatgatggcgacgacgTTGTTTGCGTGCGAGTAGTCGAAAAAGAACTGCGCCTTACGGACAAGCAGTACAGGGACGATGCAGACTCGGTTATGAAGGGAATCGTTGCTAGGAATGGCAATAACAGAGCCATCAACATTGTCCTTGAATATGCCGTGGGCAAGTTGCACACGACTTTTCAACACCTA ATCCAAATGTACCAGCCTGCAATGCTCATTGTGGGAACTAGAGGACGCACCCTTGGTGGTCTTCAAGGCCTGGTCAACACCCGCAACTCATTTTCCAAATACTGTCTCCAATATTCACCTGTCCCAGTGGTTGTGGTTCGACCTACCGAGAAACGCAttaagaagaaggccaaacGTGCCAATGACTCTGCCCGACAGACCTACGTGAGCATGTTGGCCGCAAATGCCGGGAAACATGAGGCCGATAGTGAGGCAAGTAGCACTTATGAGCTTGAGGTCCACAACTCGCCCGATGAAGAAGCGCACCAAGTCGCACGTGCTTTGGGACTGCCTGCATCTTTCGATCCTACGATTAAGCCCCTCAACCATAGCCAGATATCGAGTCGCAGATCCCCCGACCCTACTGCTACTGCGGGCCCTGTCAATGAGTCGTCGGAGAACCAGAGAGTTGTCAAAGACGATGTCAGTGTCGCCGCTGAgagcgatgacgatgatgatgacgacgacgactcTGGAGAGTTCGAAGTTGCGAGCGGGCAACAACTCTTGGACAGGCAGAAGATGGATCAACTGCATAAGATGGAGGTCGGTGAAGCAGCAGcgttcaagatgaaggtggACGAGGAactcgatgaagaagatgatacCCCCTCAGCCTTGAAAGCCACATCATag